In Felis catus isolate Fca126 chromosome A2, F.catus_Fca126_mat1.0, whole genome shotgun sequence, the following proteins share a genomic window:
- the MBD4 gene encoding methyl-CpG-binding domain protein 4 isoform X3, which translates to MESPSLRDYGAARSVTSSERLDPDRPSDLRKKDVALELERVGKDEKQMMIKNSSEWNPLLQESIASSQIGGSTMTECRKSVPCGWERVVKQRLSGKTAGRYDVYFISPQGLKFRSKSSLAKYLHKNGETSLTPEDFDFTVPSKRGIKARHKDNNTAPLTSQMQNERSNSNWNLRTRSWWRKGVFPLPSGTSESQNSRGPSNFKEDEGVNDVDSRKVRKSKRKVTILKGIQIKKTKTGCQKGLPESTQSNRKRESEYNKADAESEPVEQRSQLDKTFSISDAGASNKTLSVTNEEKRIVKEKSLSSGSNFCFEQITSGIINKLCSTEEAEHSKKCEETFLESEEIRTKVEAGERKEHLHTDILKCGSEMDDNCSQTEKDSISVKICQEDTIPRTQIEKRKTSLYFSSKYNKEALSPPRRKAFKKWTPPRSPFNLIQETLFHDPWKLLIATIFLNRTSGKMAIPVLWEFLEKYPSAEVARTADWRDVSELLKPLGLYDLRAKTIIKFSDEYLTKQWRYPIELHGIGKYGNDSYRIFCVNEWKQVHPEDHKLNKYHDWLWENHEKLSLS; encoded by the exons ATGGAGAGTCCGAGCCTGCGGGACTACGGAGCTGCCCGCTCGGTCACTTCCAGTGAGCGCCTAGACCCAGACCGGCCCAGTGACCTCCG taagAAAGATGTTGCTCTGGAATTGGAAAGAGTGggaaaagatgaaaagcaaatgaTGATAAAAAACAGCAGTGAGTGGAATCCCCTGCTGCAAGAATCCATTGCTTCCAGTCAGATTGGTGGTAGTACAATGACAGAATGCCGTAAGTCTGTCCCATGCGGATGGGAAAGAGTTGTGAAGCAAAGGTTATCAGGGAAAACAGCAGGAAGATATGATGTATATTTTATCAG CCCACAAGGACTGAAGTTCAGATCCAAAAGTTCACTTGCTAAATATCTTCACAAAAATGGAGAGACTTCTCTTACACCAGAAGATTTTGATTTTACTGTACCTTCTAAAAGGGGCATCAAGGCCAGACATAAAGATAACAACACAGCGCCTCTGACATCCCAAATGCAAAATGAAAGGAGCAATTCAAACTGGAACCTCAGGACACGAAGCTGGTGGAGAAAAGGTGTCTTTCCCCTGCCAAGTGGTACTTCGGAATCGCAAAATAGCAGAGGACCATCTAACTTTAAAGAAGATGAGGGTGTTAATGATGTTGACTCCAGAAAGGTTAGAAAGTCCAAACGAAAGGTgactattttaaaaggaattcaaattaagaaaactaaaacagggTGCCAGAAGGGTCTTCCCGAGTCTACTCAAAGTAATAGGAAAAGAGAATCTGAATATAACAAGGCAGATGCTGAAAGTGAACCTGTTGAGCAAAGAAGTCAGCTTGATAAAACTTTCTCCATTTCTGATGCTGGAGCAAGCAACAAGACCCTCAGTGTAAccaatgaagaaaagagaattgtaaaagaaaaatcactgagTTCAGGATCAAACTTTTGTTTTGAACAAATAACTTCTGGCATCATAAACAAATTATGTTCAACCGAAGAAGCAGAACACAGCAAGAAGTGTGAGGAAACCTTTTTAGAATCTGAGGAAATAAGAACAAAAGTAGAagctggggaaaggaaggaacatttgcatactgacattttaaaatgtggctcTGAAATGGATGACAACTGCTCACAAACGGAGAAAgactctatttctgtgaaaatatgTCAAG AAGATACCATTCCACGgacacaaatagaaaaaaggaaaacaagcctATATTTTTCCAGCAAATATAACAAAGAAG CCCTTAGCCCCCCACGACGCAAAGCCTTTAAGAAGTGGACACCTCCTCGGTCACCTTTTAACCTCATCCAAGAAACACTTTTCCATGATCCATGGAAGCTCCTCATCGCTACTATATTTCTCAATCGGACCTCAG GTAAAATGGCAATCCCCGTACTCTGGGAGTTTCTAGAGAAGTACCCTTCAGCTGAGGTAGCAAGAACCGCAGACTGGAGAGATGTGTCAGAACTTCTTAAACCTCTTGGTCTCTATGATCTTCGAGCAAAAACCATTATCAAGTTCTCAG ATGAATATCTGACAAAGCAGTGGAGGTACCCGATTGAGCTTCATGGGATTGGCAAATATGGCAATGATTCTTACCGAATTTTTTGCGTCAATGAGTGGAAGCAG GTGCACCCTGAAGAccataagttaaataaatatcaTGACTGGCTTTgggaaaatcatgaaaaattaaGTCTGTCTTAA
- the MBD4 gene encoding methyl-CpG-binding domain protein 4 isoform X1, with protein sequence MESPSLRDYGAARSVTSSERLDPDRPSDLRKKDVALELERVGKDEKQMMIKNSSEWNPLLQESIASSQIGGSTMTECRKSVPCGWERVVKQRLSGKTAGRYDVYFISPQGLKFRSKSSLAKYLHKNGETSLTPEDFDFTVPSKRGIKARHKDNNTAPLTSQMQNERSNSNWNLRTRSWWRKGVFPLPSGTSESQNSRGPSNFKEDEGVNDVDSRKVRKSKRKVTILKGIQIKKTKTGCQKGLPESTQSNRKRESEYNKADAESEPVEQRSQLDKTFSISDAGASNKTLSVTNEEKRIVKEKSLSSGSNFCFEQITSGIINKLCSTEEAEHSKKCEETFLESEEIRTKVEAGERKEHLHTDILKCGSEMDDNCSQTEKDSISVKICQGIQSAEAAEDTIPRTQIEKRKTSLYFSSKYNKEALSPPRRKAFKKWTPPRSPFNLIQETLFHDPWKLLIATIFLNRTSGKMAIPVLWEFLEKYPSAEVARTADWRDVSELLKPLGLYDLRAKTIIKFSDEYLTKQWRYPIELHGIGKYGNDSYRIFCVNEWKQVHPEDHKLNKYHDWLWENHEKLSLS encoded by the exons ATGGAGAGTCCGAGCCTGCGGGACTACGGAGCTGCCCGCTCGGTCACTTCCAGTGAGCGCCTAGACCCAGACCGGCCCAGTGACCTCCG taagAAAGATGTTGCTCTGGAATTGGAAAGAGTGggaaaagatgaaaagcaaatgaTGATAAAAAACAGCAGTGAGTGGAATCCCCTGCTGCAAGAATCCATTGCTTCCAGTCAGATTGGTGGTAGTACAATGACAGAATGCCGTAAGTCTGTCCCATGCGGATGGGAAAGAGTTGTGAAGCAAAGGTTATCAGGGAAAACAGCAGGAAGATATGATGTATATTTTATCAG CCCACAAGGACTGAAGTTCAGATCCAAAAGTTCACTTGCTAAATATCTTCACAAAAATGGAGAGACTTCTCTTACACCAGAAGATTTTGATTTTACTGTACCTTCTAAAAGGGGCATCAAGGCCAGACATAAAGATAACAACACAGCGCCTCTGACATCCCAAATGCAAAATGAAAGGAGCAATTCAAACTGGAACCTCAGGACACGAAGCTGGTGGAGAAAAGGTGTCTTTCCCCTGCCAAGTGGTACTTCGGAATCGCAAAATAGCAGAGGACCATCTAACTTTAAAGAAGATGAGGGTGTTAATGATGTTGACTCCAGAAAGGTTAGAAAGTCCAAACGAAAGGTgactattttaaaaggaattcaaattaagaaaactaaaacagggTGCCAGAAGGGTCTTCCCGAGTCTACTCAAAGTAATAGGAAAAGAGAATCTGAATATAACAAGGCAGATGCTGAAAGTGAACCTGTTGAGCAAAGAAGTCAGCTTGATAAAACTTTCTCCATTTCTGATGCTGGAGCAAGCAACAAGACCCTCAGTGTAAccaatgaagaaaagagaattgtaaaagaaaaatcactgagTTCAGGATCAAACTTTTGTTTTGAACAAATAACTTCTGGCATCATAAACAAATTATGTTCAACCGAAGAAGCAGAACACAGCAAGAAGTGTGAGGAAACCTTTTTAGAATCTGAGGAAATAAGAACAAAAGTAGAagctggggaaaggaaggaacatttgcatactgacattttaaaatgtggctcTGAAATGGATGACAACTGCTCACAAACGGAGAAAgactctatttctgtgaaaatatgTCAAGGTATTCAGAGCGCTGAAGCAGCTG AAGATACCATTCCACGgacacaaatagaaaaaaggaaaacaagcctATATTTTTCCAGCAAATATAACAAAGAAG CCCTTAGCCCCCCACGACGCAAAGCCTTTAAGAAGTGGACACCTCCTCGGTCACCTTTTAACCTCATCCAAGAAACACTTTTCCATGATCCATGGAAGCTCCTCATCGCTACTATATTTCTCAATCGGACCTCAG GTAAAATGGCAATCCCCGTACTCTGGGAGTTTCTAGAGAAGTACCCTTCAGCTGAGGTAGCAAGAACCGCAGACTGGAGAGATGTGTCAGAACTTCTTAAACCTCTTGGTCTCTATGATCTTCGAGCAAAAACCATTATCAAGTTCTCAG ATGAATATCTGACAAAGCAGTGGAGGTACCCGATTGAGCTTCATGGGATTGGCAAATATGGCAATGATTCTTACCGAATTTTTTGCGTCAATGAGTGGAAGCAG GTGCACCCTGAAGAccataagttaaataaatatcaTGACTGGCTTTgggaaaatcatgaaaaattaaGTCTGTCTTAA
- the MBD4 gene encoding methyl-CpG-binding domain protein 4 isoform X4 — translation MESPSLRDYGAARSVTSSERLDPDRPSDLRKKDVALELERVGKDEKQMMIKNSSEWNPLLQESIASSQIGGSTMTECRKSVPCGWERVVKQRLSGKTAGRYDVYFISPQGLKFRSKSSLAKYLHKNGETSLTPEDFDFTVPSKRGIKARHKDNNTAPLTSQMQNERSNSNWNLRTRSWWRKGVFPLPSGTSESQNSRGPSNFKEDEGVNDVDSRKVRKSKRKVTILKGIQIKKTKTGCQKGLPESTQSNRKRESEYNKADAESEPVEQRSQLDKTFSISDAGASNKTLSVTNEEKRIVKEKSLSSGSNFCFEQITSGIINKLCSTEEAEHSKKCEETFLESEEIRTKVEAGERKEHLHTDILKCGSEMDDNCSQTEKDSISVKICQDTIPRTQIEKRKTSLYFSSKYNKEALSPPRRKAFKKWTPPRSPFNLIQETLFHDPWKLLIATIFLNRTSGKMAIPVLWEFLEKYPSAEVARTADWRDVSELLKPLGLYDLRAKTIIKFSDEYLTKQWRYPIELHGIGKYGNDSYRIFCVNEWKQVHPEDHKLNKYHDWLWENHEKLSLS, via the exons ATGGAGAGTCCGAGCCTGCGGGACTACGGAGCTGCCCGCTCGGTCACTTCCAGTGAGCGCCTAGACCCAGACCGGCCCAGTGACCTCCG taagAAAGATGTTGCTCTGGAATTGGAAAGAGTGggaaaagatgaaaagcaaatgaTGATAAAAAACAGCAGTGAGTGGAATCCCCTGCTGCAAGAATCCATTGCTTCCAGTCAGATTGGTGGTAGTACAATGACAGAATGCCGTAAGTCTGTCCCATGCGGATGGGAAAGAGTTGTGAAGCAAAGGTTATCAGGGAAAACAGCAGGAAGATATGATGTATATTTTATCAG CCCACAAGGACTGAAGTTCAGATCCAAAAGTTCACTTGCTAAATATCTTCACAAAAATGGAGAGACTTCTCTTACACCAGAAGATTTTGATTTTACTGTACCTTCTAAAAGGGGCATCAAGGCCAGACATAAAGATAACAACACAGCGCCTCTGACATCCCAAATGCAAAATGAAAGGAGCAATTCAAACTGGAACCTCAGGACACGAAGCTGGTGGAGAAAAGGTGTCTTTCCCCTGCCAAGTGGTACTTCGGAATCGCAAAATAGCAGAGGACCATCTAACTTTAAAGAAGATGAGGGTGTTAATGATGTTGACTCCAGAAAGGTTAGAAAGTCCAAACGAAAGGTgactattttaaaaggaattcaaattaagaaaactaaaacagggTGCCAGAAGGGTCTTCCCGAGTCTACTCAAAGTAATAGGAAAAGAGAATCTGAATATAACAAGGCAGATGCTGAAAGTGAACCTGTTGAGCAAAGAAGTCAGCTTGATAAAACTTTCTCCATTTCTGATGCTGGAGCAAGCAACAAGACCCTCAGTGTAAccaatgaagaaaagagaattgtaaaagaaaaatcactgagTTCAGGATCAAACTTTTGTTTTGAACAAATAACTTCTGGCATCATAAACAAATTATGTTCAACCGAAGAAGCAGAACACAGCAAGAAGTGTGAGGAAACCTTTTTAGAATCTGAGGAAATAAGAACAAAAGTAGAagctggggaaaggaaggaacatttgcatactgacattttaaaatgtggctcTGAAATGGATGACAACTGCTCACAAACGGAGAAAgactctatttctgtgaaaatatgTCAAG ATACCATTCCACGgacacaaatagaaaaaaggaaaacaagcctATATTTTTCCAGCAAATATAACAAAGAAG CCCTTAGCCCCCCACGACGCAAAGCCTTTAAGAAGTGGACACCTCCTCGGTCACCTTTTAACCTCATCCAAGAAACACTTTTCCATGATCCATGGAAGCTCCTCATCGCTACTATATTTCTCAATCGGACCTCAG GTAAAATGGCAATCCCCGTACTCTGGGAGTTTCTAGAGAAGTACCCTTCAGCTGAGGTAGCAAGAACCGCAGACTGGAGAGATGTGTCAGAACTTCTTAAACCTCTTGGTCTCTATGATCTTCGAGCAAAAACCATTATCAAGTTCTCAG ATGAATATCTGACAAAGCAGTGGAGGTACCCGATTGAGCTTCATGGGATTGGCAAATATGGCAATGATTCTTACCGAATTTTTTGCGTCAATGAGTGGAAGCAG GTGCACCCTGAAGAccataagttaaataaatatcaTGACTGGCTTTgggaaaatcatgaaaaattaaGTCTGTCTTAA
- the MBD4 gene encoding methyl-CpG-binding domain protein 4 isoform X2: MESPSLRDYGAARSVTSSERLDPDRPSDLRKKDVALELERVGKDEKQMMIKNSSEWNPLLQESIASSQIGGSTMTECRKSVPCGWERVVKQRLSGKTAGRYDVYFISPQGLKFRSKSSLAKYLHKNGETSLTPEDFDFTVPSKRGIKARHKDNNTAPLTSQMQNERSNSNWNLRTRSWWRKGVFPLPSGTSESQNSRGPSNFKEDEGVNDVDSRKVRKSKRKVTILKGIQIKKTKTGCQKGLPESTQSNRKRESEYNKADAESEPVEQRSQLDKTFSISDAGASNKTLSVTNEEKRIVKEKSLSSGSNFCFEQITSGIINKLCSTEEAEHSKKCEETFLESEEIRTKVEAGERKEHLHTDILKCGSEMDDNCSQTEKDSISVKICQGIQSAEAADTIPRTQIEKRKTSLYFSSKYNKEALSPPRRKAFKKWTPPRSPFNLIQETLFHDPWKLLIATIFLNRTSGKMAIPVLWEFLEKYPSAEVARTADWRDVSELLKPLGLYDLRAKTIIKFSDEYLTKQWRYPIELHGIGKYGNDSYRIFCVNEWKQVHPEDHKLNKYHDWLWENHEKLSLS; encoded by the exons ATGGAGAGTCCGAGCCTGCGGGACTACGGAGCTGCCCGCTCGGTCACTTCCAGTGAGCGCCTAGACCCAGACCGGCCCAGTGACCTCCG taagAAAGATGTTGCTCTGGAATTGGAAAGAGTGggaaaagatgaaaagcaaatgaTGATAAAAAACAGCAGTGAGTGGAATCCCCTGCTGCAAGAATCCATTGCTTCCAGTCAGATTGGTGGTAGTACAATGACAGAATGCCGTAAGTCTGTCCCATGCGGATGGGAAAGAGTTGTGAAGCAAAGGTTATCAGGGAAAACAGCAGGAAGATATGATGTATATTTTATCAG CCCACAAGGACTGAAGTTCAGATCCAAAAGTTCACTTGCTAAATATCTTCACAAAAATGGAGAGACTTCTCTTACACCAGAAGATTTTGATTTTACTGTACCTTCTAAAAGGGGCATCAAGGCCAGACATAAAGATAACAACACAGCGCCTCTGACATCCCAAATGCAAAATGAAAGGAGCAATTCAAACTGGAACCTCAGGACACGAAGCTGGTGGAGAAAAGGTGTCTTTCCCCTGCCAAGTGGTACTTCGGAATCGCAAAATAGCAGAGGACCATCTAACTTTAAAGAAGATGAGGGTGTTAATGATGTTGACTCCAGAAAGGTTAGAAAGTCCAAACGAAAGGTgactattttaaaaggaattcaaattaagaaaactaaaacagggTGCCAGAAGGGTCTTCCCGAGTCTACTCAAAGTAATAGGAAAAGAGAATCTGAATATAACAAGGCAGATGCTGAAAGTGAACCTGTTGAGCAAAGAAGTCAGCTTGATAAAACTTTCTCCATTTCTGATGCTGGAGCAAGCAACAAGACCCTCAGTGTAAccaatgaagaaaagagaattgtaaaagaaaaatcactgagTTCAGGATCAAACTTTTGTTTTGAACAAATAACTTCTGGCATCATAAACAAATTATGTTCAACCGAAGAAGCAGAACACAGCAAGAAGTGTGAGGAAACCTTTTTAGAATCTGAGGAAATAAGAACAAAAGTAGAagctggggaaaggaaggaacatttgcatactgacattttaaaatgtggctcTGAAATGGATGACAACTGCTCACAAACGGAGAAAgactctatttctgtgaaaatatgTCAAGGTATTCAGAGCGCTGAAGCAGCTG ATACCATTCCACGgacacaaatagaaaaaaggaaaacaagcctATATTTTTCCAGCAAATATAACAAAGAAG CCCTTAGCCCCCCACGACGCAAAGCCTTTAAGAAGTGGACACCTCCTCGGTCACCTTTTAACCTCATCCAAGAAACACTTTTCCATGATCCATGGAAGCTCCTCATCGCTACTATATTTCTCAATCGGACCTCAG GTAAAATGGCAATCCCCGTACTCTGGGAGTTTCTAGAGAAGTACCCTTCAGCTGAGGTAGCAAGAACCGCAGACTGGAGAGATGTGTCAGAACTTCTTAAACCTCTTGGTCTCTATGATCTTCGAGCAAAAACCATTATCAAGTTCTCAG ATGAATATCTGACAAAGCAGTGGAGGTACCCGATTGAGCTTCATGGGATTGGCAAATATGGCAATGATTCTTACCGAATTTTTTGCGTCAATGAGTGGAAGCAG GTGCACCCTGAAGAccataagttaaataaatatcaTGACTGGCTTTgggaaaatcatgaaaaattaaGTCTGTCTTAA
- the MBD4 gene encoding methyl-CpG-binding domain protein 4 isoform X5, with the protein MMYILSEDTIPRTQIEKRKTSLYFSSKYNKEALSPPRRKAFKKWTPPRSPFNLIQETLFHDPWKLLIATIFLNRTSGKMAIPVLWEFLEKYPSAEVARTADWRDVSELLKPLGLYDLRAKTIIKFSDEYLTKQWRYPIELHGIGKYGNDSYRIFCVNEWKQVHPEDHKLNKYHDWLWENHEKLSLS; encoded by the exons ATGATGTATATTTTATCAG AAGATACCATTCCACGgacacaaatagaaaaaaggaaaacaagcctATATTTTTCCAGCAAATATAACAAAGAAG CCCTTAGCCCCCCACGACGCAAAGCCTTTAAGAAGTGGACACCTCCTCGGTCACCTTTTAACCTCATCCAAGAAACACTTTTCCATGATCCATGGAAGCTCCTCATCGCTACTATATTTCTCAATCGGACCTCAG GTAAAATGGCAATCCCCGTACTCTGGGAGTTTCTAGAGAAGTACCCTTCAGCTGAGGTAGCAAGAACCGCAGACTGGAGAGATGTGTCAGAACTTCTTAAACCTCTTGGTCTCTATGATCTTCGAGCAAAAACCATTATCAAGTTCTCAG ATGAATATCTGACAAAGCAGTGGAGGTACCCGATTGAGCTTCATGGGATTGGCAAATATGGCAATGATTCTTACCGAATTTTTTGCGTCAATGAGTGGAAGCAG GTGCACCCTGAAGAccataagttaaataaatatcaTGACTGGCTTTgggaaaatcatgaaaaattaaGTCTGTCTTAA